In a single window of the Gossypium hirsutum isolate 1008001.06 chromosome D02, Gossypium_hirsutum_v2.1, whole genome shotgun sequence genome:
- the LOC107907912 gene encoding protein PLANT CADMIUM RESISTANCE 2, with translation MASFNPSGYEKYSGSAAEATKFGQDAATTGIPVSSSNAYYSDNSQTTNTRPQTKTRVPWSSGLCGCFSDWRNCCITCWCPCVTFGQIAEIVDKGSSSCGVNGALYTLIACVTGCACCYSCFYRAKMRQQYMLKKHPCGDCLVHCFCEYCALCQEYRELKSRGYDLSIGWHGNMEKQSREVAMTSIPPTVEGGMSR, from the exons ATGGCTTCCTTTAACCCAAGTGGGTACGAAAAGTATTCAGGTTCAGCAGCAGAAGCAACCAAGTTTGGCCAAGACGCCGCCACGACTGGGATTCCAGTTAGCTCCTCCAACGCCTACTACTCCGACAATTCTCAAACCACCAACACTCGTCCTCAGACTAAAACGAGAGTCCCTTGGTCATCTGGCCTCTGTGGCTGCTTCTCTGACTGGAGAAACT gttgcataacatgTTGGTGCCCTTGTGTGACTTTTGGCCAGATTGCTGAGATTGTAGATAAAGGATCGTCAT CGTGTGGGGTAAATGGAGCACTTTACACACTGATAGCATGCGTGACGGGGTGCGCATGTTGCTATTCCTGCTTTTACCGAGCCAAAATGAGGCAGCAATACATGTTGAAGAAACACCCTTGCGGGGATTGCCTTGTCCACTGCTTCTGCGAGTATTGCGCCTTGTGCCAAGAGTACCGTGAGCTCAAATCCCGCGGCTACGACTTATCCATTG GGTGGCACGGAAATATGGAAAAACAGAGTCGTGAAGTGGCGATGACTTCAATCCCACCGACGGTGGAAGGAGGGATGAGTCGATGA